From Ostreibacterium oceani, the proteins below share one genomic window:
- a CDS encoding MFS transporter: MSTFRALIPLLASFGLLLVANGLFGTVISIRTKSEAFPETVIGVVLAAYFLGLLLSSFYASRLVASFGHIRAFAAFASIASSAALAHLLWVDPVFWGSLRFISGFCMGGMIIVTEGWINDRATNKNRGTILALYMITTYGSAGFGQLIMLLDSPTGFKLFLIVSILYSFALLPILTTQSKTPTPSSPHRPNIRKLYQVSPVGMIGSFVVGMVNSIYYALAPIYAISLGLNSNQTAIFIGLGIASGMLLQFPLGKLSDHIDRRWVLVFSGVMTAIVSSFLVFTEGQSLAWLYFLAICYGSVGFSMNAICVAHTNDLAPAHERTQTSSGLLMFYGIGAVIGPIMTSFFMQKNNQLVFGVIAIVTLVFAAYAFLRIIIRPRKGTHKRRFVAFTFQSPARKLVFSKRHYDTNINENTAENTAESIAENTKENTHDVDNAYRADEAPKSEGSPNEGAPNEESPNEKPKDVSHADTEDDDKDDDSNDNDNDNGNGNNAKTENEAPPNAKTD; this comes from the coding sequence ATGTCAACTTTTCGTGCGTTAATTCCGTTATTGGCTAGCTTTGGCTTGCTCCTTGTCGCTAATGGCCTCTTTGGCACGGTCATTTCGATTCGCACCAAAAGCGAAGCCTTCCCTGAGACTGTCATCGGTGTGGTATTAGCCGCGTATTTTCTTGGGTTATTGCTGAGTTCGTTCTATGCGTCTAGATTAGTCGCCAGCTTTGGACATATCCGCGCGTTTGCTGCCTTTGCATCGATTGCATCCAGCGCCGCCTTAGCGCATTTATTATGGGTTGACCCAGTATTTTGGGGGAGTTTACGATTTATCTCAGGATTTTGCATGGGCGGGATGATTATTGTCACCGAAGGGTGGATTAATGACCGCGCAACCAATAAAAATCGAGGGACGATTCTCGCTCTGTACATGATTACCACTTACGGCTCTGCAGGATTTGGACAATTAATTATGCTGCTCGACAGCCCTACAGGATTTAAACTGTTTTTAATTGTGTCTATTTTGTATTCTTTTGCCTTATTGCCGATTCTAACCACGCAATCCAAAACACCTACCCCTAGCTCACCGCACCGACCGAATATACGCAAGCTATACCAAGTCTCTCCTGTCGGTATGATTGGCTCATTTGTTGTTGGCATGGTAAATAGTATTTATTACGCACTCGCCCCTATTTATGCCATTAGTTTGGGGCTTAATTCGAATCAAACGGCAATTTTTATTGGTTTGGGCATCGCATCAGGGATGCTACTGCAATTCCCACTAGGCAAGCTATCTGATCATATCGATCGTCGCTGGGTGTTGGTCTTTTCTGGTGTGATGACGGCCATTGTCAGTAGTTTTCTCGTTTTTACTGAAGGTCAATCGCTTGCATGGCTGTACTTTCTGGCGATTTGTTACGGCAGCGTTGGTTTTTCGATGAATGCAATCTGTGTTGCACACACCAACGACTTAGCGCCTGCCCATGAAAGAACACAGACCTCTAGCGGACTATTAATGTTTTATGGTATTGGCGCGGTTATCGGCCCCATTATGACCAGCTTTTTTATGCAAAAAAACAACCAGCTGGTCTTTGGCGTAATTGCGATTGTTACCTTGGTTTTTGCCGCTTATGCTTTCTTACGCATCATAATTCGCCCCAGAAAAGGCACGCACAAACGGCGCTTTGTTGCCTTTACCTTTCAAAGCCCTGCCCGCAAACTCGTCTTTAGCAAGCGTCATTACGATACCAATATCAACGAAAATACGGCAGAAAATACAGCGGAAAGTATCGCGGAAAACACGAAAGAAAACACCCATGACGTTGATAACGCGTATCGCGCTGACGAAGCGCCTAAAAGCGAAGGGTCGCCCAATGAAGGGGCGCCTAATGAAGAATCGCCCAATGAAAAACCAAAAGATGTGTCTCACGCGGACACCGAAGACGACGATAAAGACGACGATAGCAATGACAATGACAATGACAACGGCAATGGCAACAACGCTAAAACCGAAAACGAAGCACCGCCTAACGCAAAGACAGATTAG
- a CDS encoding cation:proton antiporter family protein, translated as MEQAEFAFIGGAFIGGLAAMLLRLPPLVGFLAAGFALNYLGFTLTPTLETISNLGVTLLLFTIGLKLDVRTLLRGEVWLGATSHMIISSAILVLLLSLLKLTGIALLVQSDWQTFLLLSFALAFSSTVFAVKVLEERSEMQSFYGRLAIGVLIMQDIFAVLFLSASTGKLPSIWALGLFLLIPLAPFLRRLLNMVGHGEMQILYGVLLALVLGYGLFDFVGVKGDLGALIIGMLLAPHKSSHQLAKSLFHLKEFLLVGFFLSIGLIALPTMELLLLAMLLLLLIPVKSILFLLIFNRFRLRNRTSTLATLSLSNYSEFGLIVAALAVSQGWFHESWLVVLSIAVAMSFVLASPINSASEKVYLYLDKFLPNIPIEKLHPADKPVTISNADAIVLGMGKIGRGAYKRLVQNYDLDVLGIDNNIDKVNEIREQGYQIIHGDASDSDFWDKLVSNQTTQMILLAMPSHYGNVHAMEQLGNRGFDGKITAIVEYADEIEILKSLGVDQVFHVYDEAGMGLADSAIMVAGIRSDS; from the coding sequence ATGGAACAAGCAGAATTTGCATTTATTGGTGGCGCATTTATTGGTGGATTAGCTGCCATGTTACTGAGGTTGCCGCCACTCGTGGGATTTTTGGCGGCAGGTTTTGCCCTTAATTATTTAGGTTTTACGTTAACCCCAACATTGGAAACCATATCGAATTTGGGGGTCACGTTGTTGCTGTTTACCATCGGGCTCAAATTAGACGTCCGAACACTACTGCGCGGTGAAGTATGGCTTGGGGCGACTAGTCATATGATTATATCGAGTGCAATTTTGGTGCTTTTATTGTCGTTACTTAAACTAACAGGCATTGCTTTATTGGTGCAAAGTGATTGGCAGACCTTTTTGCTATTGTCGTTTGCCTTGGCTTTTTCAAGTACCGTATTTGCGGTAAAAGTATTAGAAGAACGCAGTGAAATGCAATCGTTCTACGGGCGGTTAGCCATTGGTGTGCTCATCATGCAGGATATTTTTGCGGTCTTGTTTTTGAGCGCCTCAACTGGGAAATTGCCGAGTATTTGGGCGTTGGGCTTGTTCTTGTTAATTCCGCTAGCACCGTTTTTACGGCGCTTGCTCAATATGGTTGGGCATGGCGAAATGCAAATTCTTTACGGTGTTTTATTGGCCTTGGTCCTCGGCTATGGTTTGTTTGATTTTGTTGGTGTAAAAGGCGACCTTGGTGCACTGATTATTGGAATGCTGTTAGCCCCGCATAAATCATCGCACCAACTGGCCAAATCATTGTTTCATTTAAAAGAATTTTTATTGGTTGGGTTTTTTCTGTCGATTGGTTTAATCGCATTGCCGACGATGGAGTTACTGTTGTTGGCTATGTTGTTGCTGTTGTTGATACCAGTCAAGAGCATTTTGTTTTTATTGATATTTAATCGCTTTCGTCTGCGCAATCGCACCTCGACGTTGGCAACGCTCAGCCTCAGTAATTACTCGGAATTTGGATTGATTGTCGCGGCACTAGCCGTATCGCAAGGCTGGTTTCACGAGTCGTGGCTGGTCGTGCTGTCGATTGCTGTTGCCATGAGCTTTGTGTTGGCATCGCCCATCAATAGCGCAAGCGAAAAAGTGTATTTGTATTTGGATAAGTTTTTACCGAACATCCCGATTGAAAAACTCCACCCTGCTGATAAGCCCGTTACCATTAGTAACGCTGATGCCATTGTCCTGGGTATGGGGAAAATTGGGCGGGGTGCGTATAAGCGCCTTGTGCAAAACTATGATTTGGATGTCTTAGGTATCGATAATAATATCGATAAAGTAAATGAAATTCGTGAACAAGGGTATCAAATCATTCATGGCGATGCGAGTGATTCGGATTTTTGGGATAAATTAGTCAGTAATCAAACGACGCAAATGATATTACTCGCCATGCCCAGCCATTACGGAAACGTCCATGCGATGGAGCAATTGGGGAATCGTGGGTTTGATGGCAAAATTACCGCAATTGTTGAATATGCGGACGAGATTGAAATACTCAAATCATTAGGCGTTGACCAAGTTTTCCATGTCTATGACGAAGCGGGTATGGGGCTCGCCGATAGTGCAATTATGGTTGCGGGGATTCGGAGCGACAGCTAA
- a CDS encoding TraB/GumN family protein, whose protein sequence is MKKIGLLLISYLALLSPALSNQIIELKKDEKTLYLFGTIHFAKPDFYPLAPAIAAHLQQSDALALEVDLTDDAQMLELIALMSSKGIDTSREISDWLPAQPLAALNDLFGEDAVNRMTHFRPWMVMMELSTKLASDYGMTELGIDLAIADMASEKQLPVVGLETFSSQIEGFLKIPESEIIDSISQANDTDKNKTQFDNLVDIYQGSPTADELTNQLLSEMREQTPVLFQSFVIDRNQQMTKKIITLNKTNPTLFVAVGALHVYGDDSITNALIKAGYQRQ, encoded by the coding sequence ATGAAAAAAATAGGCTTACTACTCATCAGCTATTTAGCCCTGTTATCACCGGCACTATCTAACCAAATTATTGAGCTAAAAAAAGACGAAAAGACGCTTTATTTGTTTGGCACCATCCATTTTGCCAAACCCGATTTTTACCCACTCGCGCCCGCTATTGCAGCGCATTTGCAGCAGTCTGACGCGCTGGCACTAGAGGTTGATTTAACAGACGATGCACAAATGCTTGAACTAATCGCGCTAATGTCCAGCAAAGGCATTGACACCTCACGCGAAATTAGCGATTGGCTACCCGCACAACCCCTTGCCGCGTTGAATGACCTATTTGGCGAAGACGCCGTTAACCGCATGACACATTTTCGTCCTTGGATGGTGATGATGGAGTTAAGTACAAAGCTAGCGAGCGACTATGGAATGACTGAGCTGGGTATTGACCTAGCGATTGCTGACATGGCCAGCGAAAAGCAACTCCCTGTTGTTGGACTAGAGACATTTTCCTCGCAGATCGAAGGGTTTCTAAAAATACCTGAGTCAGAAATTATCGACAGTATTTCACAGGCAAACGATACGGATAAAAACAAAACACAATTCGACAACCTAGTGGACATTTACCAAGGCAGTCCAACCGCCGATGAATTAACCAACCAATTACTATCCGAAATGCGAGAACAAACGCCTGTGTTATTTCAATCCTTTGTCATCGACAGAAACCAACAAATGACGAAAAAAATCATCACCCTCAACAAGACCAATCCAACGCTTTTTGTCGCCGTTGGCGCGTTGCACGTCTATGGTGATGACAGCATTACCAACGCGCTTATCAAAGCAGGCTATCAACGCCAATAA
- a CDS encoding MFS transporter translates to MIWLQLFFRSWSLFLGLGLVFGGQGLLYTLVTYRGRLEGFSTVELGFLMSAYFMGYFVGSWRGMKIIASVGHVRVFGALASAASVIFLLLFMVPEFFETIGLGKTQGYIKPTYYSWFILRLINGFAAAVILIIAESWLNEMSDNQSRGKNLSLYMMFSWGAPILGNFLLWFIPAESNTLFILGSIFVSMAAIPILMSAKSVPDFSFPDTVSLKLLYKISPVGLVGCFLAGCIHGNFIYSSSLFAVSVFPAQQNFGASIASIIIAAGIFAIPFSGLISDKYDRRKVLLVISIFGCVFTIMALLITDMSQISLYIWLAIIGTMVLPTYSLSVAHMNDWLAPKQMISASATLVLVYSVGMIITPLLTGKAIAFFGPNAYFYLTLSIFAVLTLFCAYRMAVSDAPIVSDSESSVSVTPTMTALSSVFEEESQESLKNTDTNDEIDDIEHIDSDEKTK, encoded by the coding sequence ATGATTTGGCTACAATTGTTTTTTCGGTCTTGGTCATTGTTTCTTGGCCTTGGGTTGGTTTTCGGTGGACAAGGCCTACTGTATACGCTCGTTACTTATCGCGGCCGCTTAGAAGGCTTTTCTACGGTTGAATTAGGCTTTCTCATGTCTGCGTATTTTATGGGCTATTTTGTCGGCTCTTGGCGAGGTATGAAAATTATCGCCTCAGTAGGACATGTGCGTGTATTTGGCGCGCTCGCCTCTGCTGCGTCTGTGATTTTTCTACTCTTATTTATGGTACCTGAGTTCTTTGAAACCATTGGACTGGGTAAAACACAGGGATACATCAAGCCGACTTACTACAGTTGGTTTATATTACGTCTAATCAATGGGTTTGCAGCAGCAGTCATCTTAATCATTGCCGAAAGTTGGTTAAACGAAATGTCTGACAATCAAAGCCGAGGTAAAAACCTCAGCCTATATATGATGTTTAGTTGGGGCGCACCAATCCTCGGGAATTTTCTATTGTGGTTTATTCCCGCCGAATCGAATACATTATTTATACTAGGTTCCATTTTTGTCTCTATGGCGGCTATCCCAATATTAATGTCAGCAAAATCTGTCCCTGATTTTAGCTTCCCCGATACGGTCAGCCTTAAATTACTGTATAAAATTTCTCCCGTCGGGCTGGTGGGTTGTTTTTTAGCAGGTTGCATTCACGGTAACTTCATCTACTCCAGTAGCTTATTTGCCGTTAGTGTATTCCCAGCGCAACAAAATTTTGGCGCATCCATTGCCAGCATCATCATTGCGGCAGGTATTTTCGCCATTCCTTTTAGTGGCTTAATCTCCGACAAATACGATAGACGTAAAGTGCTGCTTGTGATTTCTATCTTTGGATGTGTATTTACCATTATGGCGCTATTGATTACCGACATGAGCCAAATCAGTCTGTACATTTGGCTCGCCATTATCGGCACAATGGTCTTACCAACCTATAGCTTATCCGTGGCGCATATGAATGACTGGCTAGCGCCTAAGCAAATGATTAGCGCAAGCGCTACTTTGGTGCTTGTTTATTCCGTTGGTATGATTATTACCCCGCTATTAACGGGCAAAGCCATTGCATTTTTTGGCCCGAATGCGTATTTTTACCTCACGCTGTCAATTTTTGCGGTGTTGACCTTGTTTTGTGCTTATCGCATGGCCGTATCCGATGCACCGATTGTCAGCGACTCCGAAAGCTCGGTCTCTGTCACGCCAACGATGACAGCGTTGTCTAGCGTCTTTGAAGAAGAATCGCAAGAATCTCTCAAAAACACAGACACAAACGATGAAATTGATGACATTGAGCACATAGATAGCGATGAAAAAACAAAATAA
- a CDS encoding cation:proton antiporter, translating into MDWFFSTVNNPFFEFSAILAIAALLGILGQYLKQPLIVVFIALGIIVGPSVLDIVHSHEKIHLLAEIGIALLLFIVGLKLDLRIIKSVGKIALLTGLGQVIFTSFAGYVIAILLGFSSLHSLYIAVALTFSSTIIIVKLLSDKKEIDALHGQIAIGFLIVQDIVVILAMIVLSSMQQSDTVSLTTDMIKTLASGIGLLGFTVLISKIVIPKVSHLAAKSQELLVLFAIAWAVSLASIGEAIGFSREVGAFLAGVSLASTAYRDTISLRLTSLRDFLLLFFFVHLGATLNLSLIGGQLSAALLLSTFVLIGNPLIVLIIMGVMGYKKRTSFLAGLTVAQISEFSLIFASLGLSLGHISDEVVGLITLVGLITIGLSTYLILYSHQIYHAISPVLSIFERQHCIEPECFDKHSGQYDIIIFGLGRFGDRLADRLDEHPSIRYLGVDFDPNAIKAWREKGRQVIYGDMEDAELFEEIPFKSSAYIISTIPDIERSLSLINALKESDYSGEVFVTALTEKDHIKMQHNKVKNILRPHQMAAAYFYEFYIKNK; encoded by the coding sequence ATGGATTGGTTTTTTAGCACGGTAAATAACCCGTTTTTTGAATTTTCTGCCATATTGGCCATTGCAGCGCTGCTTGGAATTTTGGGGCAATATCTTAAACAGCCATTAATCGTTGTTTTTATTGCGCTAGGCATTATAGTTGGCCCCTCAGTGCTTGACATTGTGCATTCACACGAAAAAATCCACTTACTCGCTGAGATAGGCATTGCCCTTTTGCTGTTTATTGTTGGGCTAAAGCTGGATTTGCGCATCATAAAATCGGTCGGCAAAATTGCCCTATTGACAGGGCTGGGTCAAGTCATCTTTACCTCATTCGCAGGTTATGTTATCGCGATACTATTAGGGTTTAGCAGTTTACATAGCCTTTATATTGCAGTTGCATTGACTTTTTCGAGTACAATCATTATTGTCAAATTGCTGTCAGATAAAAAAGAAATTGATGCATTGCACGGACAAATTGCAATCGGATTTTTGATTGTACAGGATATAGTTGTCATTTTAGCTATGATTGTACTTTCCTCGATGCAGCAATCAGACACAGTTTCGCTGACAACAGACATGATAAAAACCTTAGCCTCAGGTATTGGGCTGCTGGGTTTTACGGTGTTGATTTCCAAAATCGTAATACCTAAGGTAAGCCACTTAGCGGCAAAATCACAAGAATTACTAGTGCTTTTTGCTATTGCTTGGGCAGTTTCTTTGGCTTCTATCGGTGAGGCGATTGGCTTTAGTCGCGAAGTTGGTGCTTTTTTGGCGGGAGTTAGCCTTGCCTCAACAGCGTATAGGGACACGATTAGCCTTCGACTGACCAGCTTGCGCGATTTTTTGTTGTTATTCTTTTTTGTCCATTTGGGGGCAACACTGAATTTATCGTTAATTGGCGGACAATTATCTGCCGCACTGCTACTATCGACATTTGTATTAATTGGAAACCCACTCATCGTTCTGATTATTATGGGGGTTATGGGGTATAAAAAGCGCACATCCTTTCTTGCAGGTTTAACCGTTGCACAGATTAGTGAGTTTTCATTGATTTTTGCGAGCCTTGGGTTGAGTCTGGGGCATATTAGTGACGAAGTGGTTGGTTTGATTACCTTAGTTGGGCTTATTACCATTGGGCTGTCGACCTATCTTATCCTGTATTCTCACCAGATATACCATGCAATTTCACCTGTGCTTAGCATTTTTGAACGTCAACATTGTATCGAACCTGAGTGTTTTGATAAGCACTCAGGTCAATATGATATTATTATTTTTGGTTTAGGCCGTTTTGGCGATAGGTTGGCGGATAGGCTAGACGAACATCCTAGTATTCGTTATTTAGGTGTTGATTTCGATCCGAATGCAATCAAAGCATGGCGAGAAAAAGGTCGGCAGGTTATCTACGGTGATATGGAGGACGCCGAATTGTTTGAGGAAATACCGTTTAAAAGTAGTGCCTATATTATTAGTACGATACCTGATATTGAGCGATCTTTGAGTTTGATTAATGCGCTAAAAGAAAGCGATTACAGTGGCGAAGTGTTTGTGACGGCGCTGACCGAAAAAGACCACATAAAAATGCAGCACAACAAAGTAAAAAATATCTTGCGGCCACACCAAATGGCTGCGGCTTATTTCTATGAATTTTATATTAAAAACAAATAA
- the radA gene encoding DNA repair protein RadA — protein MSKAKTQYRCRECAATYPKWMGQCLDCKAWNSLDEEQVSAAQSKPSRGGGYTGGASQAIVTLDQVKGQSHITYSTDMGEFDRVLGQGVVKGSVVLLGGDPGIGKSTLLLQAIANLSSRMKTLYISGEESAEQVSLRGQRLDKDLSQFSFLSETEVEKILATLQSFAPDVLVIDSIQTIFTATLSSAPGSVSQIRESAAALVRYAKQSGCTVFVIGHVTKEGAIAGPRVLEHMVDTVLYFEGEAASKFRLLRVVKNRFGPVNELGIFAMTATGLKGVTNPSAIFLTGRETAVAGSTIIVGWEGSRAILVELQALVSDALGHPKRVALGLDQSRLTMLLAVLSRHCGIVMGDQDVYVNVVGGVKMPETATDLAVVLACLSSFKNQPVDHKTIVFGEIGLAGEIRPVPNGEDRVIAAAKQGFTRAIIPTANAPRKKINGMEIVCIKRIEEVLALM, from the coding sequence ATGAGTAAAGCAAAAACACAATACCGCTGCCGAGAATGCGCAGCGACCTATCCGAAATGGATGGGGCAATGTTTGGATTGCAAAGCATGGAATAGCCTAGATGAAGAGCAGGTCAGTGCAGCGCAAAGCAAACCATCGCGTGGCGGCGGTTATACGGGCGGTGCAAGCCAAGCCATCGTGACGCTGGATCAAGTCAAGGGCCAATCGCATATCACGTACTCTACTGATATGGGCGAGTTTGATCGAGTATTGGGGCAGGGTGTGGTCAAAGGCTCAGTGGTGCTTTTGGGGGGTGATCCAGGGATTGGTAAATCGACGTTATTGCTGCAAGCCATCGCGAATTTATCCAGCCGCATGAAAACCCTTTATATTTCAGGTGAAGAGTCAGCGGAACAAGTGAGTCTGCGCGGCCAGCGTTTGGACAAAGATTTGTCTCAGTTTTCGTTTTTATCCGAGACGGAGGTAGAGAAAATACTCGCTACCTTGCAATCCTTTGCCCCCGATGTCTTGGTTATTGATTCGATTCAAACCATTTTTACGGCGACACTCAGCTCAGCGCCAGGTTCTGTGTCACAAATTCGCGAGAGCGCGGCCGCTTTGGTGCGCTATGCCAAACAAAGCGGCTGCACGGTGTTTGTTATCGGGCACGTGACCAAGGAAGGCGCGATTGCCGGGCCACGTGTATTAGAGCATATGGTTGATACGGTGTTGTATTTTGAAGGGGAAGCCGCGTCTAAGTTTCGGCTGTTGCGGGTGGTTAAGAATCGCTTTGGTCCTGTCAATGAATTGGGGATTTTTGCCATGACCGCGACAGGCCTCAAAGGCGTGACTAACCCCAGTGCGATTTTTCTTACAGGGCGAGAAACCGCCGTGGCGGGCTCGACAATTATTGTTGGCTGGGAAGGCTCACGCGCTATCTTGGTTGAGTTGCAAGCACTGGTCAGCGATGCGCTGGGACACCCCAAGCGCGTTGCGCTGGGGTTGGATCAAAGCCGCCTGACGATGTTACTTGCTGTGCTGTCTCGCCATTGCGGGATTGTAATGGGCGACCAAGATGTCTATGTGAATGTAGTGGGTGGCGTAAAAATGCCTGAGACGGCAACGGATTTGGCGGTGGTGCTCGCGTGTTTGTCTAGCTTTAAAAATCAGCCTGTTGATCATAAGACGATTGTTTTTGGTGAGATTGGGCTGGCGGGCGAAATTCGCCCTGTGCCGAATGGCGAAGACCGTGTTATTGCTGCCGCGAAACAAGGGTTTACCCGTGCCATTATTCCAACAGCCAATGCGCCGCGTAAAAAAATTAATGGCATGGAAATTGTCTGTATCAAACGAATTGAAGAGGTCCTGGCATTAATGTGA
- the alr gene encoding alanine racemase — protein MRATTKHINCRNLTHNLQVLMAHAPNSQCVAVVKANAYGSEATAVYSALASAHLFATASIEEAMALRAAGADKPILLLEGPFEPSDIVLADEHGFECMVATATQLHWLVNASVTFARVWFKYDTGMGRLGFQAQDAEQAMSQLLTRYAPSQIVLSTHFSSADLPDAAITAVQIARFDAFAKQYPDCKQSLCNSAGILRFPEAHRDFIRPGIALYGASPFAETQASDHDLRPVMTLKTRVLSVKHFLANDPIGYAQTYRMPTDGYIAICEIGYADGYSRFIPTGTPVVIKGKQYPLVGRVAMDMIAVLVDDSVGVGDAVICWGESLPIEIVCEHAGTIPHQLLTTVTERVKKCIQTA, from the coding sequence ATGCGTGCCACAACAAAACACATTAATTGTCGTAACCTAACCCATAATTTACAGGTGTTGATGGCACACGCGCCCAATAGCCAATGTGTTGCGGTAGTCAAAGCCAATGCCTATGGTTCAGAGGCCACTGCCGTGTATTCTGCGTTAGCGTCGGCGCATTTGTTTGCGACTGCCTCGATTGAGGAAGCCATGGCGCTTAGAGCGGCAGGTGCGGATAAGCCGATTCTATTGCTAGAAGGCCCTTTTGAACCATCTGATATTGTTCTGGCTGATGAACACGGGTTTGAGTGCATGGTGGCAACAGCGACGCAGTTGCATTGGCTTGTTAATGCATCGGTGACTTTTGCACGGGTTTGGTTTAAATATGACACGGGCATGGGGCGGTTAGGGTTTCAGGCGCAGGATGCTGAGCAAGCGATGTCACAACTGCTAACGCGGTATGCACCATCGCAAATTGTGCTATCAACGCATTTTTCTAGCGCTGACCTGCCCGATGCGGCAATCACTGCCGTGCAAATCGCACGATTTGATGCCTTTGCAAAGCAATACCCTGACTGCAAGCAAAGCCTGTGTAATTCGGCAGGTATTTTGCGGTTTCCTGAGGCGCATCGAGATTTTATTCGACCGGGAATCGCCCTGTATGGGGCTTCGCCCTTTGCAGAAACGCAGGCCAGCGACCATGATTTACGCCCTGTGATGACGCTGAAAACGCGTGTGTTGTCGGTAAAACACTTTTTGGCCAATGACCCCATCGGCTATGCGCAAACCTATCGTATGCCAACTGACGGGTATATTGCGATTTGTGAAATCGGCTATGCTGACGGGTACTCGCGTTTTATCCCCACAGGCACGCCCGTTGTCATCAAAGGGAAGCAGTACCCGCTGGTTGGGCGAGTTGCGATGGATATGATTGCGGTGTTGGTCGATGATTCGGTTGGTGTTGGCGATGCGGTGATTTGTTGGGGAGAGTCCTTGCCGATAGAGATTGTTTGCGAACACGCGGGCACCATACCGCATCAGCTGCTGACAACGGTAACTGAGCGGGTGAAAAAATGTATCCAGACCGCGTAA
- the dnaB gene encoding replicative DNA helicase codes for MNESVFSNAAEKRLSQLKVPPHSDEAEAAVIGALLIDNNAWDKVSEEVSSNDFYRQAYRMIFRAIEDLVAKFQPFDPVTVIDALRANEDLAAIGGEGYILEIVERTLSSANVGVYAKLVREKSILRQLIDASSDIAELGYFPGKRETKHVLDLAEKKVFDIAEQYESNKRTGFLPVNQVAAKTIKRIQALSKMDSVITGVPTGWKDLDETTSGLNKGDLVIVAARPSMGKTAFCLNIATNVALEKRQNVAFFSLEMPGEQLTMRLMAALGQINQTHLRTGKLQDQEWNKLRNAVHLLSDAPIFIDDNPGLTPTELRAKCRRLVRENGELGLVIVDYLQLMEVRDSNESRVTQVSEISRSLKMLAKEFDCPVMALSQLNRSLEQRPNKRPVMSDLRESGAIEQDADIIAFIYRDAVYAGENEQDRARDRTAEIIIGKQRNGPIGTVKLTFMGEYTQFVDYAPMTNDVPFE; via the coding sequence ATGAATGAATCCGTATTTTCTAATGCCGCTGAAAAGCGTCTAAGCCAATTAAAAGTGCCGCCTCACTCTGACGAGGCAGAGGCTGCCGTGATTGGTGCACTATTAATTGACAATAATGCTTGGGATAAGGTCTCGGAAGAAGTATCCTCGAACGATTTTTACCGCCAAGCGTATCGGATGATTTTTCGCGCAATCGAGGATTTGGTCGCTAAGTTTCAGCCCTTTGACCCTGTGACGGTGATTGATGCGTTACGCGCTAACGAAGACTTGGCGGCGATTGGCGGCGAGGGCTATATACTCGAAATTGTCGAGCGCACGCTTTCCAGTGCAAATGTCGGTGTCTATGCCAAATTAGTCCGTGAAAAGTCCATTTTAAGGCAGTTGATTGATGCCAGTAGCGATATCGCTGAACTTGGGTATTTTCCAGGTAAGCGTGAAACCAAGCACGTATTGGATTTGGCAGAGAAAAAAGTATTCGACATTGCCGAGCAATACGAAAGCAACAAACGCACCGGTTTTTTGCCAGTCAACCAAGTCGCGGCAAAAACGATAAAACGCATTCAAGCACTGTCAAAGATGGACAGTGTTATTACCGGTGTTCCCACGGGCTGGAAAGATTTAGACGAAACAACCTCGGGCCTAAATAAAGGTGACTTGGTCATTGTTGCGGCACGGCCATCGATGGGTAAAACCGCGTTTTGTTTGAACATTGCCACCAATGTCGCCTTGGAAAAACGTCAAAATGTCGCGTTTTTCTCGTTAGAAATGCCAGGCGAGCAGCTAACCATGCGTTTAATGGCCGCACTTGGACAAATCAATCAAACCCATTTGCGGACAGGCAAACTACAAGACCAAGAGTGGAACAAACTTCGTAATGCGGTTCATTTGCTCTCAGACGCACCCATCTTTATTGATGATAACCCAGGGTTAACACCGACAGAATTGCGCGCCAAATGTCGTCGTTTAGTGCGTGAGAACGGCGAATTAGGCCTCGTGATTGTTGACTATTTGCAGCTGATGGAAGTGCGGGATAGCAACGAATCGCGGGTAACGCAGGTATCTGAAATTTCGCGCTCACTAAAAATGCTGGCCAAAGAGTTTGACTGCCCCGTGATGGCGTTGTCTCAGCTAAATCGAAGCCTGGAGCAGCGACCCAATAAACGCCCCGTGATGTCAGATCTGCGTGAATCAGGTGCAATCGAGCAAGATGCGGATATAATCGCCTTTATTTATAGGGATGCAGTTTATGCAGGTGAGAACGAACAGGATCGAGCGCGTGATCGAACCGCAGAGATTATTATCGGCAAACAGCGTAATGGTCCCATTGGTACCGTTAAACTCACGTTTATGGGGGAGTATACACAGTTTGTCGATTACGCGCCAATGACGAATGATGTCCCGTTTGAATAA